A genomic region of Conger conger chromosome 6, fConCon1.1, whole genome shotgun sequence contains the following coding sequences:
- the hsbp1b gene encoding heat shock factor-binding protein 1b, which translates to MSETDPKSVQDLTAVVQTLLQQMQDKFQTMSDQIIGRIDEMSTRIDDLEKNIADLMTQAGVEETEGESTVKEGQGAS; encoded by the exons ATGTCAGAGACTGATCCCAAATCTGTTCAAGACTTGACCGCCGTG GTTCAGACACTGCTGCAGCAGATGCAGGACAAGTTCCAGACCATGTCGGACCAGATTATTGGGCGGA TCGATGAGATGAGCACTCGCATCGACGACCTGGAGAAGAACATCGCTGACCTCATGACCCAGGCGGGCGTGgaggagactgagggagagagcacGGTCAAGGAGGGTCAAGGGGCGTCGTGA